A window of the Lactuca sativa cultivar Salinas chromosome 7, Lsat_Salinas_v11, whole genome shotgun sequence genome harbors these coding sequences:
- the LOC111883923 gene encoding uncharacterized protein LOC111883923 isoform X2, whose amino-acid sequence MQRKMRRTHQAHNNKNNLTSSNESLISSILLVLLETSSHNSCFLEHQQHRYTEQHQTHIQEIKRTSIWDKRVKDKSSIMKYKKGSMVEVLTKENFCHHSWRCAKILSKNSHNYTVTYDIYPGFTNKEDIEQISMKSIRPYPPLLELPESCVPGYVVEVFHNLSWKMAIVLKAFNWDQFVVRLVGSSHELKVTKSELRVPQSFQNGEWIVIDKFKTLINLNSYKDKVLTYKEDVVSNDSVMSSSDSCSINSYNGSDCFEDIERRDSDAESVCEMEDDDDDDDDGCVSLEDEIHRLELNAYRCTMEALHASGPLTWEKETMGQSTGLNIFSSESRII is encoded by the exons ATGCAGAGAAAGATGCGGAGAACACACCAAGCGCACAATAACAAAAACAATCTAACCTCTTCGAACGAGTCATTAATTTCCTCAATACTTCTTGTGCTGTTGGAAACCTCCTCCCACAATTCCTGTTTCCTCGAACATCAACAACACCGCTACACTGAGCAACATCAAACTCACATTCAGGAG ATTAAAAGGACTTCAATTTGGGACAAAAGAGTGAAAGACAAATCTTCCATCATGAAATATAAGAAAGGAAGTATGGTGGAGGTGTTGACCAAAGAGAACTTTTGTCACCATTCTTGGCGTTGTGCTAAGATACTTTCCAAAAATAGCCACAATTATACTGTCACTTATGATATCTACCCTGGTTTTACCAACAAAGAAGACATAGAACAAATATCCATGAAATCAATTCGACCTTATCCACCTTTATTAGAACTCCCAGAATCTTGTGTTCCTGGTTATGTAGTTGAAGTCTTTCACAATCTTTCATGGAAGATGGCAATTGTTTTGAAGGCTTTTAATTGGGATCAGTTTGTAGTCAGATTAGTTGGATCTTCTCATGAACTCAAAGTAACCAAATCAGAACTCCGTGTGCCACAATCTTTTCAAAATGGTGAATGGATTGTTATTGACAAGTTTAAGACATTAATAAACTTGAATTCTTATAAAGATAAGGTTTTGACTTACAAAGAAGATGTTGTGAGTAATGATAGTGTCATGAGTTCTAGTGATAGTTGTAGCATTAATAGCTATAATGGATCTGATTGTTTTGAAGATATTGAAAGGCGTGATAGTGATGCAGAGTCTGTTTGTGAAatggaagatgatgatgatgatgatgatgatgggtgTGTGTCATTGGAGGATGAAATCCATAGACTTGAGTTGAATGCATATCGATGCACAATGGAGGCATTACATGCATCGGGACCTTTAACATGGGAAAAAgaaacaatg GGCCAAAGTACTGGCTTGAACATCTTTTCTAGTGAAAGCAGGATCATATGA
- the LOC111883923 gene encoding uncharacterized protein LOC111883923 isoform X1 has protein sequence MQRKMRRTHQAHNNKNNLTSSNESLISSILLVLLETSSHNSCFLEHQQHRYTEQHQTHIQEIKRTSIWDKRVKDKSSIMKYKKGSMVEVLTKENFCHHSWRCAKILSKNSHNYTVTYDIYPGFTNKEDIEQISMKSIRPYPPLLELPESCVPGYVVEVFHNLSWKMAIVLKAFNWDQFVVRLVGSSHELKVTKSELRVPQSFQNGEWIVIDKFKTLINLNSYKDKVLTYKEDVVSNDSVMSSSDSCSINSYNGSDCFEDIERRDSDAESVCEMEDDDDDDDDGCVSLEDEIHRLELNAYRCTMEALHASGPLTWEKETMVTNLRMLLHISNDEHLIQIKNLISSASSNTCNR, from the exons ATGCAGAGAAAGATGCGGAGAACACACCAAGCGCACAATAACAAAAACAATCTAACCTCTTCGAACGAGTCATTAATTTCCTCAATACTTCTTGTGCTGTTGGAAACCTCCTCCCACAATTCCTGTTTCCTCGAACATCAACAACACCGCTACACTGAGCAACATCAAACTCACATTCAGGAG ATTAAAAGGACTTCAATTTGGGACAAAAGAGTGAAAGACAAATCTTCCATCATGAAATATAAGAAAGGAAGTATGGTGGAGGTGTTGACCAAAGAGAACTTTTGTCACCATTCTTGGCGTTGTGCTAAGATACTTTCCAAAAATAGCCACAATTATACTGTCACTTATGATATCTACCCTGGTTTTACCAACAAAGAAGACATAGAACAAATATCCATGAAATCAATTCGACCTTATCCACCTTTATTAGAACTCCCAGAATCTTGTGTTCCTGGTTATGTAGTTGAAGTCTTTCACAATCTTTCATGGAAGATGGCAATTGTTTTGAAGGCTTTTAATTGGGATCAGTTTGTAGTCAGATTAGTTGGATCTTCTCATGAACTCAAAGTAACCAAATCAGAACTCCGTGTGCCACAATCTTTTCAAAATGGTGAATGGATTGTTATTGACAAGTTTAAGACATTAATAAACTTGAATTCTTATAAAGATAAGGTTTTGACTTACAAAGAAGATGTTGTGAGTAATGATAGTGTCATGAGTTCTAGTGATAGTTGTAGCATTAATAGCTATAATGGATCTGATTGTTTTGAAGATATTGAAAGGCGTGATAGTGATGCAGAGTCTGTTTGTGAAatggaagatgatgatgatgatgatgatgatgggtgTGTGTCATTGGAGGATGAAATCCATAGACTTGAGTTGAATGCATATCGATGCACAATGGAGGCATTACATGCATCGGGACCTTTAACATGGGAAAAAgaaacaatggtaacaaatcttCGTATGTTGCTTCATATATCAAATGATGAGCATTTGATTCAGATTAAAAACTTAATTTCTTCAGCTAGTAGTAATACTTGTAATAGATGA